From Nicotiana tabacum cultivar K326 chromosome 15, ASM71507v2, whole genome shotgun sequence, the proteins below share one genomic window:
- the LOC107808100 gene encoding putative LRR receptor-like serine/threonine-protein kinase At1g63430 isoform X1 produces the protein MRTWVLFVVLVTVGPMFLMTCDASFPLNEVYVLNNFREAIYEDPLLVFSNWNALDSDPCDWSGIFCSMARDHVIKINISGASLKGFLSPNLHLISSLQELILHGNVLIGTIPREIGLLKNLKVLDLGSNQLTGPIPLELGNLSNIMKINLQSNGLTGKLPYELGNLKYLQELRLDRNKLKGTVPASNGSNFTSNVHGMYASGAKPTGLCSLSQLKVADFSFNFFFGGIPKCLHYLPKSSFQGNCLQEKDPRQRSTALCGGTPPAKSHPMQSNNKHQSAEGGARHKATSKPTWLLALEAITGVIAGSLFLVALLTAIHKCKNKSSIIIIPWKKSASEKDHMTVYVDTEMLKDVLRYSRQELEVACEDFSNIIGSSPDSLVYKGTMKGGPEIAVISLCVREEHWTAYLELYFQKEVAELARINHENTAKLLGYCSESSPFTRMLVFEYASNGTLYEHLHYGEGCQLSWTRRMKIVIGIAKGLKYLHSELVPPFTISELNSNAVYLTEDFSPRLVDFESWKTIIARSEKNSGAISSEGAICVLPNSLESRHLDVQGNIYAFGVLLLEIISGRPPYCKDKGCLVDWAKEFLEVPEVLPYVVDPELKHFKYEDLKVICEVVNLCIHPNSSSRTSMRDLCAMLESNIDTSITAELKASSLAWAELALSS, from the exons atgagAACTTGGGTTTTATTTGTAGTTTTAGTTACTGTTGGGCCAATGTTTTTGATGACATGTGATGCTTCTTTTCCATTAAATGAAG TTTATGTTCTAAATAACTTCAGGGAAGCTATATATGAAGACCCACTTTTGGTATTCTCAAATTGGAATGCCTTAGATTCAGATCCTTGTGACTGGTCTGGTATTTTTTGCTCTATGGCCCGAGATCATGTCATAAAAAT TAACATTTCTGGTGCTTCTTTGAAGGGTTTTCTTTCGCCGAACTTGCATCTAATATCTTCTTTGCAAGAGCT GATTTTGCACGGAAATGTACTGATTGGTACAATACCAAGAGAGATAGGCTTGTTGAAAAACTTAAAGGTCTTGGATTTGGGTTCTAACCAGCTTACAGGACCAATTCCTCTCGAGCTTGGCAACTTGTCAAATATTATGAAAAT AAACCTTCAATCCAACGGATTAACAGGTAAATTGCCCTATGAGCTTGGTAATCTGAAATACCTTCAAGAGCTTCGGCTGGACAGAAACAAACTCAAAGGAACAGTGCCTGCTAGTAATGGCTCAAACTTTACGTCCAATGTACATGGGAT GTATGCCTCTGGTGCCAAACCTACTGGTCTTTGTAGTTTATCTCAACTGAAAGTTGCTGATTTCTCCTTCAATTTCTTCTTTGGTGGCATACCAAAGTGTCTGCATTACCTTCCAAA ATCTAGCTTTCAAGGAAATTGCCTTCAAGAAAAAGATCCCAGACAGCGCTCTACTGCTTTATGTG GAGGCACGCCACCTGCCAAAAGCCATCCAATGCAGAGCAATAACAAGCATCAGTCTGCTGAAGGAGGAGCCAGACATAAGGCTACTTCAAAACCCACGTGGCTTTTAGCTTTAGAAGCGATAACGGGAGTTATTGCAGGTTCTCTCTTCCTTGTGGCTCTTCTGACTGCCATTCACAAGTGTAAGAACAAATCATCAATTATCATCATCCCTTGGAAGAAATCAGCGAGTGAGAAAGACCATATGACAGTTTATGTAG ATACTGAGATGCTAAAAGACGTTCTAAGATATAGCAGACAAGAACTTGAGGTAGCTTGTGAAGATTTCAGCAATATTATTGGATCTTCACCAGACAGCTTGGTCTACAAAGGAACCATGAAAGGCGGACCTGAAATTGCTGTAATTTCCCTTTGTGTTAGAGAAGAGCACTGGACTGCCTATCTAGAACTTTATTTTCAGAAAGAG GTAGCAGAATTAGCGAGAATAAATCATGAGAACACTGCAAAACTTCTAGGTTACTGCAGTGAGAGCAGTCCCTTCACAAGGATGTTGGTGTTTGAGTATGCATCTAATGGGACATTATATGAACACCTTCATT ATGGAGAAGGATGTCAACTTTCTTGGACGCGGCGGATGAAAATAGTTATTGGCATCGCTAAGGGGCTAAAATATCTCCATTCAGAACTTGTCCCACCGTTTACTATATCAGAATTGAATTCAAACGCTGTCTATCTCACCGAAGATTTTTCTCCCAGA CTTgttgattttgaaagttggaaaacAATAATTGCCAGATCAGAAAAGAATTCTGGTGCTATCAGTAGTGAAGGAGCAATATGTGTCCTTCCTAATTCTCTAGAGAGTCGTCATCTTGACGTCCAGGGTAATATTTATGCGTTTGGAGTACTACTGCTCGAAATAATTAGCGGGAGACCTCCATATTGCAAAGATAAAGGTTGCTTAGTAGATTGG GCGAAAGAGTTCCTTGAAGTGCCAGAGGTATTGCCTTATGTTGTAGATCCTGAGTTGAAACATTTCAAATATGAAGACCTCAAAGTGATTTGTGAGGTGGTCAACCTTTGTATCCACCCAAATTCCAGTAGCAGGACTTCCATGAGAGACTTGTGTGCTATGTTGGAGAGCAACATTGACACATCCATAACTGCAGAGCTCAAGGCATCGTCTTTGGCATGGGCCGAGCTTGCACTCTCATCCTAA
- the LOC107808100 gene encoding putative LRR receptor-like serine/threonine-protein kinase At1g63430 isoform X2, whose translation MARDHVIKINISGASLKGFLSPNLHLISSLQELILHGNVLIGTIPREIGLLKNLKVLDLGSNQLTGPIPLELGNLSNIMKINLQSNGLTGKLPYELGNLKYLQELRLDRNKLKGTVPASNGSNFTSNVHGMYASGAKPTGLCSLSQLKVADFSFNFFFGGIPKCLHYLPKSSFQGNCLQEKDPRQRSTALCGGTPPAKSHPMQSNNKHQSAEGGARHKATSKPTWLLALEAITGVIAGSLFLVALLTAIHKCKNKSSIIIIPWKKSASEKDHMTVYVDTEMLKDVLRYSRQELEVACEDFSNIIGSSPDSLVYKGTMKGGPEIAVISLCVREEHWTAYLELYFQKEVAELARINHENTAKLLGYCSESSPFTRMLVFEYASNGTLYEHLHYGEGCQLSWTRRMKIVIGIAKGLKYLHSELVPPFTISELNSNAVYLTEDFSPRLVDFESWKTIIARSEKNSGAISSEGAICVLPNSLESRHLDVQGNIYAFGVLLLEIISGRPPYCKDKGCLVDWAKEFLEVPEVLPYVVDPELKHFKYEDLKVICEVVNLCIHPNSSSRTSMRDLCAMLESNIDTSITAELKASSLAWAELALSS comes from the exons ATGGCCCGAGATCATGTCATAAAAAT TAACATTTCTGGTGCTTCTTTGAAGGGTTTTCTTTCGCCGAACTTGCATCTAATATCTTCTTTGCAAGAGCT GATTTTGCACGGAAATGTACTGATTGGTACAATACCAAGAGAGATAGGCTTGTTGAAAAACTTAAAGGTCTTGGATTTGGGTTCTAACCAGCTTACAGGACCAATTCCTCTCGAGCTTGGCAACTTGTCAAATATTATGAAAAT AAACCTTCAATCCAACGGATTAACAGGTAAATTGCCCTATGAGCTTGGTAATCTGAAATACCTTCAAGAGCTTCGGCTGGACAGAAACAAACTCAAAGGAACAGTGCCTGCTAGTAATGGCTCAAACTTTACGTCCAATGTACATGGGAT GTATGCCTCTGGTGCCAAACCTACTGGTCTTTGTAGTTTATCTCAACTGAAAGTTGCTGATTTCTCCTTCAATTTCTTCTTTGGTGGCATACCAAAGTGTCTGCATTACCTTCCAAA ATCTAGCTTTCAAGGAAATTGCCTTCAAGAAAAAGATCCCAGACAGCGCTCTACTGCTTTATGTG GAGGCACGCCACCTGCCAAAAGCCATCCAATGCAGAGCAATAACAAGCATCAGTCTGCTGAAGGAGGAGCCAGACATAAGGCTACTTCAAAACCCACGTGGCTTTTAGCTTTAGAAGCGATAACGGGAGTTATTGCAGGTTCTCTCTTCCTTGTGGCTCTTCTGACTGCCATTCACAAGTGTAAGAACAAATCATCAATTATCATCATCCCTTGGAAGAAATCAGCGAGTGAGAAAGACCATATGACAGTTTATGTAG ATACTGAGATGCTAAAAGACGTTCTAAGATATAGCAGACAAGAACTTGAGGTAGCTTGTGAAGATTTCAGCAATATTATTGGATCTTCACCAGACAGCTTGGTCTACAAAGGAACCATGAAAGGCGGACCTGAAATTGCTGTAATTTCCCTTTGTGTTAGAGAAGAGCACTGGACTGCCTATCTAGAACTTTATTTTCAGAAAGAG GTAGCAGAATTAGCGAGAATAAATCATGAGAACACTGCAAAACTTCTAGGTTACTGCAGTGAGAGCAGTCCCTTCACAAGGATGTTGGTGTTTGAGTATGCATCTAATGGGACATTATATGAACACCTTCATT ATGGAGAAGGATGTCAACTTTCTTGGACGCGGCGGATGAAAATAGTTATTGGCATCGCTAAGGGGCTAAAATATCTCCATTCAGAACTTGTCCCACCGTTTACTATATCAGAATTGAATTCAAACGCTGTCTATCTCACCGAAGATTTTTCTCCCAGA CTTgttgattttgaaagttggaaaacAATAATTGCCAGATCAGAAAAGAATTCTGGTGCTATCAGTAGTGAAGGAGCAATATGTGTCCTTCCTAATTCTCTAGAGAGTCGTCATCTTGACGTCCAGGGTAATATTTATGCGTTTGGAGTACTACTGCTCGAAATAATTAGCGGGAGACCTCCATATTGCAAAGATAAAGGTTGCTTAGTAGATTGG GCGAAAGAGTTCCTTGAAGTGCCAGAGGTATTGCCTTATGTTGTAGATCCTGAGTTGAAACATTTCAAATATGAAGACCTCAAAGTGATTTGTGAGGTGGTCAACCTTTGTATCCACCCAAATTCCAGTAGCAGGACTTCCATGAGAGACTTGTGTGCTATGTTGGAGAGCAACATTGACACATCCATAACTGCAGAGCTCAAGGCATCGTCTTTGGCATGGGCCGAGCTTGCACTCTCATCCTAA
- the LOC107808102 gene encoding phosphopantothenoylcysteine decarboxylase HAL3a, with translation MEPITSEVEPIQVNNASRKPRILLAASGSVATIKFANLCHCFSKWAEVKAVATKASLHFIDKVSFPKDVVLYTDDDEWSTWKKVGDSVLHIELRRWADIMVIAPLSANTLGKIAGGLCNNLLTCIVRAWDYDKPLFVAPAMNTFMWNNPFTERHLMIIDELGISLIPPVPKRLACGDYGNGAMAEPSLIFSTVRHCLHSRSQSGSSTVS, from the exons ATGGAGCCTATAACTTCAGAGGTCGAACCAATTCAAGTTAACAATGCTTCACGGAAACCTCGGATTCTGCTAGCTGCAAGTGGAAGCGTGGCAACAATCAAGTTTGCAAATCTATGTCATTGCTTTTCTAAATGGGCAGAAGTCAAAGCAGTTGCAACAAAAGCTTCTCTTCATTTCATAGACAAAGTGTCATTTCCAAAAGATGTCGTCCTTTATACTGATGACGATGAATGGTCCACTTGGAAGAAAGTAGGTGATAGCGTGCTACACATTGAGCTCCGTAGATGGGCTGATATCATGGTTATTGCCCCTCTGTCAGCAAATACGCTTGGAAAG ATTGCTGGTGGATTGTGTAATAACTTGCTGACCTGCATTGTGCGAGCATGGGACTATGATAAACCCCTCTTTGTGGCACCAGCCATGAATACATTTATGTGGAATAACCCATTCACCGAGCGGCACCTTATGATAATTGATGAGCTTGGCATCTCTCTTATACCACCGGTACCAAAGAGGCTAGCCTGTGGAGATTATGGAAATGGAGCAATGGCGGAGCCTTCTCTCATCTTCTCAACTGTAAGACACTGTTTACATTCACGATCACAATCGGGAAGCAGCACTGTATCATGA
- the LOC107808103 gene encoding V-type proton ATPase subunit F has product MANRAPIKTSNSALIAMIADEDTITGFLLAGVGNVDLRRKTNYLIVDSKTTVKQIEDAFKEFTTREDIAIVLISQYVANMIRFLVDSYNKPIPAILEIPSKDHPYDPAHDSVLSRVKYLFSTESVASGRR; this is encoded by the exons ATGGCAAACCGAGCTCCAATCAAAACAAGTAACTCAGCCCTCATTGCCATGATTGCTGATGAG GATACAATCACTGGATTTTTACTGGCCGGAGTTGGCAATGTCGATTTGAGGAGGAAAACTAACTATCTTATTGTGGATTCAA AAACAACGGTGAAGCAGATTGAAGATGCTTTTAAAGAATTCACCACAAGGGAAGACATTGCAATAGTGTTAATCAGCCAATAT GTTGCAAACATGATCAGATTCTTGGTTGATAGCTACAATAAACCAATTCCAGCCATTCTGGAGATCCCTTCAAAGGACCATCCATATGATCCTGCTCATGACTCTGTTCTTTCACGAGTGAAGTACCTCTTCTCTACTGAATCAGTGGCATCTGGAAGACGATGA